The Microbacterium trichothecenolyticum sequence CCTGACCGTACAGGACGTCATCGCCGAGCCCATCACGAGTCGCGATCGCCGCGTGAACAGCCGCGCGCTCGCGGTCCGGGTCGCGACCCTTCTCGACGAGATGGAACTGCCCCTCGGCACGGCGCCGAAGTACCCGTACGAACTCAGCGCCGGCATGCGACAGCGCGTGGCCCTCGCCCGCGCGTTCGTCCTCGAGCCACGACTGTTCGTCGCGGACGACCTCTACGCCAACCTCGACGTCGAGGTCCGCGCCGCGGCGCGCGCATCGATCGTGCGCCGACGCGACGAGCGCGGCATGGCCACGCTGGTCGTCACGAACGACGCCGATGCGCCGACGGATCTGGATGCCGACGTGCTCGTGCTGCACGGGGGACACGCCGTCGCGCTCGGTCACGGGTCCGAGGACCTGCAGTGGACCCCGGGCGGCGCGCCCGACCGGCGCGTTTCGACGGCCTGATTTTTCGACTGCGCCGCGGTGCTGTTAGTATCGTGTGGTTGCCCGCCGCAAGGCGAGCATGATCCTCGGTAGCTCAATTGGCAGAGCAATCGGCTGTTAACCGATAGGTTCTTGGTTCGAGTCCAAGCCGGGGAGCGAGAAGTCCACGCCCATCTAGCGTGGCTCTCACCCTAGGCCCGGGCTTCCACCCCGGGCCTTACCTTTTTCCCGGCGACGACCACGGGGGAGCTGCTCCCCGGACCCGTGTCCCCGCCTATGGGAGCGGTTCCATTAGACTCGCTCCGGCCGACTCCCGCGGCCGGAGAGGACGCCGCCCGTGCACGCTGCGACACCGCGTGTGCGCCGCGACCTCCAGGGACTCCGCGCCCTCGCCGTCCTCGCCGTGGTGGCGACCCATCTGACGGGCTGGCCGCGGGGCGGGTTCGTCGGCGTCGACGTGTTCTTCGTCCTCTCGGGCTTCCTGGTCACCGGCATCCTGCTCCGCGATCTCGAGTCCACCGGCACGGTGCACCTCCGCCGTTTCTTCGCGCGCCGGATCCGCCGACTCCTTCCCGCGGCGCTGCTCGTCCTCGCCGTGATCGTCGGAGCGGGGTTCCTCGTCTTCCCCGGCGTCCGGGCCGAGGCCCTTCTCGGCGACGCGCTCGCGGCCGGGGGACTCGTCTCGAACTGGCGGTTCGCCCTCGAAGGGCGCGACTACTTCTCCCACATCGACGTGTCCGCGCTGCAGCACTTCTGGTCGCTGTCGGTGGAGGAGCAATTCTCCCTGGGCTGGCCGCTGATCGTCCTGCTCTCGGTCGCGCTCGTCCCCGCCCTCGCCCGACGCGGACGCGCGGGCCGTACGGCGGTCGGTTCGGCCGCGGTGCTCGTCGTCGTGGCATCCGGAACCGTCGCGTGGATCCAGACGGCGAGCGACCCGTCGATGGCGTACTTCTCGACGTTCACCCGTGCGGGGGAGCTCGGCGTCGGGGCCGTCCTGGCCTGCCTCGCGCCCGCCCTGGGCCGCCTTCCCACTGCGGTCCGCATCCTGTCGATGTGGGTCGGCTTGGGCGTCGTGGCCGCCTCGTTCGTCGTGGTCGACCCGGGTGAGCCGTTCCCCGCTCCGTGGGCGGCCCTCCCTGTCGCCGGGGCGGCGCTCGTGATCGCCGGGGGGATCGGCGCAGACCCGCGGCACCGGCACCTGTTCGTCGTGACGAACCCCCTCGCGGTGGCCGTCGGCGACGTCTCGTACTCCCTCTACCTCTGGCACCTGCCGGTCATCGTCTTCGCCGGCGCGCTCCTGCCTCCGGGGCCGGCAGCCATGCCGATCACCGTGCTGATCCTCGTCGTCCTGACCGTCGCGACGTACCTCGGCGTGGAGCAGCCCGTGCATCGGTCACCGTGGCTGTCGCGGAACGACGGCGCCCTCTCCGCATCGGAGGCATCGGCACCCGCGCCGGAGACGTCCGTGGCCGCGCCGATCGCACGCACGCCCCCGACGCAGACCGCCCCGCAGCATGAGTCCACGCCGCTTCCCCGTTCCTCCGCCCTGGCCTCGCGGCCCGCCGGGTGGGTGCCGGGACAGCGGTACTACCCGGGCTCGCGCCCCCTCGCGCCGGCCCGGTCGGACCCCGCACCCGGTGTCTCCGAAGCCTCCCGACCCGTGGTTCCGTCCGTCAGACCGGCAGGATCCCCCTCGCCCGCGCTCCGGGCGTCCGCCCCTGCTCCTCCCGCTCAGCCGGCCGCTCCGTCCTCCTCGCGCGGCCCGGCCTGGGCCGACTGGCGCGCCCGCTACGGGCCGCGCATGGGGGTCGCCGCCGCGAGCCTCGTCATCGGCGCGGGCGCGACGGTGCTGGCGGTCTTCGTGGCCTACGGAGCCCCCACGCTCCCGAGCGCTCCCGCCCCCGTCGCGGTCGCCGCCCCGGACGACGGCGCGGATCCGCTCGGCACCCTGCAAGCCGATCTCGCCGCCGCGACCACGGCGTCGGCCTGGCCCGAGCTGCATCCGTCCCTGGACGACGCGATGCGCGAGTCCTCCGCCGCCAACCGCGCCCACGACTGCTTCACCCCCGACCCCCTTCCCGAGATCGGCCGCTGCACCTGGGGGAGCGCGGACGCCCCGCGGCACCTCTACCTCGTCGGAGACTCGAGCGCGATGGCCTACGCCCCCACGTTCGCGAAGCTCGCCGAAGACAGCGGGGGTCAGTGGCGCGTCACCACGGTGGGGATGTACGGATGCCGCTTCACCGACGTCCTCGTCGAGAGCCGGGATCCCGCGGTCACGGCGACCTGCGCGCAGCGCAAGAGCGACGTCGCCGCCCTCATCGCGGCGGCTCCGGCCGAGGCTGGGACGGTGACCCCCGCACACGATCCCCACCCGTACGACCTCGATGACCTGCGCGAGAGCCTGCTCGACGAACGCGGGGGCGAGGTCGACGACAGCATCCCCCAGCTGGCGACAGCCGATCCCGATCTCTGCGCGATCGCCCTCTCGCTGCCCGACGGCAGCGTGCGCCGGAGTACCGACGCGGAGGTGGCGTTCAGCATCCAGTCCGCGGTGAAGCCGTTCCTGTTCGCGCTCGCGCTGTTCGACACCGACGGCGAGGCCCTCGATCGGGTGGGCATCGAGCCCACGGGAGAGTCGTTCGACGCGATCAAGCTCGAGAGCGGAACGGGGCGCCCGCCGAATCCGATGGTCAACGCGGGTGCGCTGCTCACCGCGTCGCTGGTCGACGGCGGAGGACCCCGCGAGCGCGGCGCCCGCATCGCGCGGGGGCTCGCCGCGTTCGCCGGTCGCGAGCTCGACGTCGACGAGGACGTAGCGCACAACGAGCACCTGCTCGGCGACCGCAATCACGCCCTCGCGCATCTCATGCGCGCCGAAGGCACGCTCGCGGTCTCCGCCGATGACGCCGTCGCGGTCTACGCCCGCGCCTGCGCGACACTCGTGGATGCCGAGACCCTGTCCGTCATGGGGGCGACACTCGCGCTCGGCGGCGTCAACCCGCGCACCGGCGACCGGGTGGTCCCGGAGCGCGTGGCCCGGGACGTCGTGTCGGTCATGGCGACGTGCGGGGTGTACGACGGCTCCGGCCGCTGGATGCGAGCGGTCGGCGTTCCCGCGAAGTCGAGCGTCTCGGGAGCCCTGGTCCTGTCGGCGCCCGGTCGCCTCGGGGGCGCGGTCGTCAGCCCGCCGCTCGACGACCAGGGCACGAGCGTGCGGGGGCGCATCGCGAGCGAGAGACTCAGCGACGACCTCCATCTCCACAGCTTCGCGGTCTGAGGACTCGTCCCCGGAACACCGCAGGGATACGGCGCCGGTGCACACGGCATGTGAGAGCATCTGGTTGTCCCCTCCACCCCGCTCATCTCCACCCCGCTCATCCCAGGAGAGCCGATGCCCGTCGCCGCCCGCCGCCGCGCGTCACGCACCGTGACGATCGGTGTCGTCGCCGCCCTCGCCGCCACCCTCACCGGGTGCGGGCAGGGCACGAACGTCTCGGAGGACTACGCGCAGATCTGCCGCGATAACGCCACCGAGAAGCGACTGCCCGACGACGACTGCAACAACCACGGCGGCAGCGCCCACTGGTACTACCTGCCCCTGGGGTCGAGCAGTCGCAACGTGCCGGCTGTCGGCGATCGCGCCTCCGGCGGCGTCGACACCCTGCCCGGCGGGAAGACCGCCGCGAAGGGCATCTCGGGTGACGGCGCGAGCGTCTCGCGCGGAGGTTTCGGCGGATCCGGATCCGACGGAAGCCACGGCGGCTGATGCGCCGCATCGAATTGGCGCCCCGGCCCGACTGGGAGCGCACGATCAAGCAGTCGGGCCTCATCTACTCGCGCTCGCTCCGCGACGACGGCTCGGCCGTCGAGTACTGGAACGACGGCGCAGCGTACGTCTTCACCCTCCCCGAGGTCGAGGCGCTCGAGACGCAGACCGAGGAGCTGCACCGGATGTGCCGCGAGGCCGCGACCTACCTGGCATCCGGAGAACTCGGTCACCTCGGGCTGACCCCGCAGGCGTTCGAGTTCGCGCAGTGGTCCCTCGAGCAGGACGAGCCCGACGTCTACGCGCGCTTCGACCTCGCGTATGCCGGCGACGGCTCCCCGGCGAAGATGCTGGAGTACAACGCGGACACTCCCACCGGACTGATCGAAGCGTCGCTCACCCAGTGGTTCTGGCTGCAGGACCGCATCAAGAGCGGAGCCCTGCCCGCTGACACCGACCAGTGGAACGGGCTGCACGAAGCCCTCGTCGAACGCTGGCGGGTCCTTCTGCACCGGTCGTTGAGCGAGGGGGAGGGCGGGCGCCTCTTCGTCGCCCACTCGGATGCCGACATCTACGGCGAGGACTGGGACACCGTCGCCTACATGCGCGATCTGGCGGGCGAAGCCGGCTGGGAGCACACCGGCATCGAGATGAAGGACATCGGCTGGCACCACGGTGCGCGGCAGTTCGTCGGCGTTCCCGAGCCGTGGGGCTCCTCGCGCAGCGTCAACGCGCTGCCGGGGGATGCCCCCGAGACGCAGTACCCGGTCATTCGCAACCTCTTCAAGCTCTATCCCTGGGAGGACATCGTCTCGGGGGACGACCGCGTCGTCGGCGACCAGGAGTTCGGGGCCCTGCTCATCGCCGGGCGCGGTCTGTTCGGGCGCTGGTACGAGCCGGCGTGGAAGATGTTCCTGTCGAACAAGCTGCTGCTCGCCGCGCTCTGGCGCCTGTTCCCGGATCACCCCAATCTCCTTCCCGCGTACGCCGACGGACCGAACGCGATGACCGACTACGTCGTCAAACCCGTCTTCGGGCGCGAGGGCGACGGCATCCGGGTCCACCGCGCCGACGGCAGCGTGATCACGAACGGGCAGGAGTACCGCCGCGAAGGGACCGGGCGCGAACGCGTGTGGCAGCAGTACCACGAGCTCCCCGACTTCCCCGGGTCGAACGGCAGCAACCACCCGGTGCTGGGTTCGTGGGTCGTGAACGACGAGGCGTACGGCGTCGGCATCCGCGAGTCCGACGGGCCGATCACCGACTACTACTGTCGGTTCGCCCCGAACATCATCGAGGGCTGACGGGCGGACCCCGGCGGATCGGGGAGCCGTGTCCACCACGAGGACCCGCGATCCCCGGTCGGCCGTGGGACGCACCCGGATGAGCGTGCGGGGACACCTCGCGCGCGAAACTCTCCGCGGGCTTCACCCGTTCCGGGGCTGACGGATCGCGGTGCGCGCGTCCCGACGGGGGGTCGTCGTGCACCGGGCGGACCCGAGCACGACGACCACCATGGGTCAGCGGATGTCGATGATGCTGACGCCCGGCTTGTCGATGTCGTAGTCGCCCGTGTATGCGGTCGTGTCGGACAGGACGGCGAGAGAGAGCGCGCTCGGACCCGGGTTCCAGGCCGCGACCACCTTGTTCGTGCTCGTCGACACCGCCGAGATGGTGTCCGGTGTCTTCGTCAGGATCAGGATGCGCGTTCCGTCGGGTGTCCTCTCGATGTCGGCCACGGACTCGCCCTGGACCGGAATCCGTGCGAGCACCTCCGATGCGGTGAGATCCACCACGGCCACGGAACCGCGCGTCGCGACGAACGCGTGTTCACCGTTCGTCGAGACGGCCATCCGTGCGGCGGATTCGATGTCGACGTGCAGATCGAGCTTCCAGACCTCGGTGTGGTCCGACGCCTGTAGACAGTGGAGGATGCCATCGCCGTCGACGAAGTAGAACCGATCGGCGTAGGCGCCGCGGCCGCCGACGACGGCCGTCAGCCAGGACCCGCTCACCTCGGCGAGCAGGGTGTCCGCGGCGGTGTCGATGACCATCACGACGCCGTCTCGGGGAGCCGCCGCGTAGACCCGCCCCGCGCTGTCGTGGGCGGAGATCTGGGCGATCTCGTGACCTCCATCGGGCCGCGAGAGCGTGGCGACGATCGCGTTCGCCGCGATGTCGTACACGAAGACGCGTCCGTCCTCGGGGAACAGGTACAACCGGGTCGCATTGCTCTCGGAGGCGGCCGCTATCGAGAAACACGTCGACGGCAGGGTGACGGTGCGGGTGAGGGTGTTGGTCAAGGTGTCGACAGCCTTCAGGACTCCGGCGACCGGGTCGAGTACCCAGAGGGTCGAACCAGCGAGCACCATCTTCGCCGGGCGGGGCGGAAGGGAGACGCGCTGGCGGATGGCATCGATCCAGACGTCCGCTGCGGCGGTGTCGGCGCCGGCCGTCGCCGTCACCCGTCGCCTCCCCGAAGCCGACGGCGCCGACGACACGGTGGCCACAGCGGTGAACACCCCGTGGTCATCGGTGGTGCCCGAGAGGGGCGACAGGGTAACGTCGCTGGACGGCGACGAGAGCGTCACCGCGGCGCCCGCGGCGGGGGTGCGATCGGCATTGGTCGCCGTGACCGTGACCTGGCTCGTCCCACCCCACGGCACGACGGCGGGGGACACCGTCATCACGACCGGGACGACCGGCGACAGCACCGCAAAGGTCGCTGTCGCACTGTCGGTGCCGGCCTTGGCGGTGACGGTGTACGTCCCGGGTCGCGCCGACTTCTTGGCGACGAGATCGACGGTCACATGGCCATCCGTGCCCGTCGTCACCGTCGAGGGGTACTTGATCTGCGAAGACGCCACGGCGTCTCCGTCCTCGTTGACCTCCGTCACCGAGATCGTGACGGAGCGCTTCGCGCGCGGGTTGGCGGCGGCGTTGTAGGAGGCCACGATGGCTCGCGCCGTCCCGCCCTGCTCGATCTGCCGGGTGGCGATCGACAGTTCGAGGGCGTCGACGACCGTCACGGACACCGCGTCCTCCAGCCCATCAGCCGTGGCGGTACTGACGGTCCACAGTCCCGGTTGTCCGGGGCCGTCCCCCGTGAGCACATTCGCCGCGGTGCCCTGCGCATCGGTGTGCGCGTAGTTGTCCTTGAAGCCGATCGGGCCGCTGCCCTCGAACGTGAGCAGGGCGCCCGACACCGGCCTCGCCTGGTCGTCCAGCAGTCGTACCGTCGCGTTGACGCTCCGGTCGGAGCGCATCCGCGTCGTCGCCAGCGTCAGCAGAAGCGCTCCGGCCACCGAGATCGTCGTCGAGATGGTTCCGCTGCTCGTCGAGGCGGAGATGACGTAGTCGCCCTGAGCGACGCCGGTCGCGACAGCGACGGTCGCCGTGAAGGTTCCCTGGGCGTCGGTGGCACCGGTCGAGGGCGTCGCGGTCACGCCGGGGTCGCTGGATGTCAGGGCGACGGCGCGGCCCGAGACCGCGGCGCCCTGGGCGTCGACGACGCGGACCGCCAGCGTGGTCGTGTCACCGGGCTGCACGCGACGCTGCGCGAGGGTCGCCGAGGTGGCTTCCCCCGAGGTCGCGGCGTGCGCCGGCGTCGCGACCGTGAGCGACACCGCCGGCACGGACCAGGCTGCGGCGGTGAGGACGGCCCTGCGGCCGACGGGCGAGACGGGCGTCGTGCCCGAGGGGTGCGTGGTCATGGGCGTGTTCCTTCGTGAGGCGATCAGGTCGTGTCGCTCGGCAGCGTCAACGACAACCGTTGCGCATGTATACACGCCCGCACGGACGCCCCGATGATCCCCGCCCGGGGGGAGACGATGGCGCTACCGGCGGTTACGCGCCGCACGGCGACGACGCGCAGGAAACTTCAGCGGCGTCGCCTCACCCTTCGCTTCAACCTCAGGGGACCGGCCGCTGACCCGCTGCCACACCCCTGCCGCGCCGGTCGCGCGAGACCGGGCTCGCGCGACATCGGCACCGCTCGACTTCGAGCGGGCCTCGACGTCTGCACGCGGAGCCCGACGCCCCGCGCGCCGGCATCACGCGTCGATGTCGTCGACTCCCGGCATCCAGGACGCACCGGGCTTGCCCCACTTACGCTTCTTCGCGATCTTCGCGACGACACGAGCGTCCTCGTCGTCGAGACGGTCGATGTACAGGATGCCGTCGAGGTGATCGAACTCGTGCTGCAGGATGCGCGCCCGCCAGCCCGTCACCTCGACGCGGACGGGTTGCCCGTCGAGATCGACGCCGGTGAGGAGTGCGGCGTCCGACCGGCGCAGCGGGAAGCGCTCGCCCGGGAAGGAGAGGCAGCCCTCGGACTCGTCGTCGGGGTCGGGGTAGCCCGGCTCGAGAGGACGGATCCAGAGCTCGGGATTGATGACGACGCCGCGCCACGGGAGACCCTCGTCGTCCTCGTACGTGTAGGTGAAGATGCGCAGTCCCACACCGACCTGGGGCGCGGCGAGACCCACACCCGGGGCGGCGTCCATCGTCTCGAACATGTCGGCGACGAGGGTGCGCACCTCTTCGGTGATCTCGTCGACGCGGGCGGCGGGAGCGTGCAGCACGGGATCACCCATGATGCGAATCGGGAGAACGGCCACGTCACCAGCCTATCCAGCGAGCGGGCGGCTATCGTCGGAGGGTGATCCCGCTCGATGTCTCCCTCAGCGACGGAATCGACCAACTCGTCGGTGTCTTCCGCGACCCCCGTATCCTTCTGGGCATCCCGCTCGCTCTGCTGGGCGCGGTGTTCATGTCGTTCGGTGCCCAGTACCAGCACCGCGGGGTGCAGAAGGTGGAGCGGTTGTCGGGCAAGACCACCGGTGGACTCTCACGCGCGCAGCTCGCGTCGCTGCTCACCCGTCCCTCGTGGGTGGCGGGAACCCTCATGCTCGGACTGGCGATCGTGTGCCAGCTCGCGGCCCTCTCGGTCGCACCGCTCATCCTCGTTCAGCCGC is a genomic window containing:
- a CDS encoding ATP-binding cassette domain-containing protein translates to MPRTLDTDVAIRADDLSLARNGVRVIDGITLTLPFAETLVVRGATGSGKTSLVSMLAGRPDDGLSVVGGEAYVHGISARRPGRAHREWTFHTGYLPQGAGASLPSRLTVQDVIAEPITSRDRRVNSRALAVRVATLLDEMELPLGTAPKYPYELSAGMRQRVALARAFVLEPRLFVADDLYANLDVEVRAAARASIVRRRDERGMATLVVTNDADAPTDLDADVLVLHGGHAVALGHGSEDLQWTPGGAPDRRVSTA
- the glsA gene encoding glutaminase A — translated: MHAATPRVRRDLQGLRALAVLAVVATHLTGWPRGGFVGVDVFFVLSGFLVTGILLRDLESTGTVHLRRFFARRIRRLLPAALLVLAVIVGAGFLVFPGVRAEALLGDALAAGGLVSNWRFALEGRDYFSHIDVSALQHFWSLSVEEQFSLGWPLIVLLSVALVPALARRGRAGRTAVGSAAVLVVVASGTVAWIQTASDPSMAYFSTFTRAGELGVGAVLACLAPALGRLPTAVRILSMWVGLGVVAASFVVVDPGEPFPAPWAALPVAGAALVIAGGIGADPRHRHLFVVTNPLAVAVGDVSYSLYLWHLPVIVFAGALLPPGPAAMPITVLILVVLTVATYLGVEQPVHRSPWLSRNDGALSASEASAPAPETSVAAPIARTPPTQTAPQHESTPLPRSSALASRPAGWVPGQRYYPGSRPLAPARSDPAPGVSEASRPVVPSVRPAGSPSPALRASAPAPPAQPAAPSSSRGPAWADWRARYGPRMGVAAASLVIGAGATVLAVFVAYGAPTLPSAPAPVAVAAPDDGADPLGTLQADLAAATTASAWPELHPSLDDAMRESSAANRAHDCFTPDPLPEIGRCTWGSADAPRHLYLVGDSSAMAYAPTFAKLAEDSGGQWRVTTVGMYGCRFTDVLVESRDPAVTATCAQRKSDVAALIAAAPAEAGTVTPAHDPHPYDLDDLRESLLDERGGEVDDSIPQLATADPDLCAIALSLPDGSVRRSTDAEVAFSIQSAVKPFLFALALFDTDGEALDRVGIEPTGESFDAIKLESGTGRPPNPMVNAGALLTASLVDGGGPRERGARIARGLAAFAGRELDVDEDVAHNEHLLGDRNHALAHLMRAEGTLAVSADDAVAVYARACATLVDAETLSVMGATLALGGVNPRTGDRVVPERVARDVVSVMATCGVYDGSGRWMRAVGVPAKSSVSGALVLSAPGRLGGAVVSPPLDDQGTSVRGRIASERLSDDLHLHSFAV
- a CDS encoding glutathionylspermidine synthase family protein gives rise to the protein MRRIELAPRPDWERTIKQSGLIYSRSLRDDGSAVEYWNDGAAYVFTLPEVEALETQTEELHRMCREAATYLASGELGHLGLTPQAFEFAQWSLEQDEPDVYARFDLAYAGDGSPAKMLEYNADTPTGLIEASLTQWFWLQDRIKSGALPADTDQWNGLHEALVERWRVLLHRSLSEGEGGRLFVAHSDADIYGEDWDTVAYMRDLAGEAGWEHTGIEMKDIGWHHGARQFVGVPEPWGSSRSVNALPGDAPETQYPVIRNLFKLYPWEDIVSGDDRVVGDQEFGALLIAGRGLFGRWYEPAWKMFLSNKLLLAALWRLFPDHPNLLPAYADGPNAMTDYVVKPVFGREGDGIRVHRADGSVITNGQEYRREGTGRERVWQQYHELPDFPGSNGSNHPVLGSWVVNDEAYGVGIRESDGPITDYYCRFAPNIIEG
- a CDS encoding YncE family protein, translated to MTTHPSGTTPVSPVGRRAVLTAAAWSVPAVSLTVATPAHAATSGEATSATLAQRRVQPGDTTTLAVRVVDAQGAAVSGRAVALTSSDPGVTATPSTGATDAQGTFTATVAVATGVAQGDYVISASTSSGTISTTISVAGALLLTLATTRMRSDRSVNATVRLLDDQARPVSGALLTFEGSGPIGFKDNYAHTDAQGTAANVLTGDGPGQPGLWTVSTATADGLEDAVSVTVVDALELSIATRQIEQGGTARAIVASYNAAANPRAKRSVTISVTEVNEDGDAVASSQIKYPSTVTTGTDGHVTVDLVAKKSARPGTYTVTAKAGTDSATATFAVLSPVVPVVMTVSPAVVPWGGTSQVTVTATNADRTPAAGAAVTLSSPSSDVTLSPLSGTTDDHGVFTAVATVSSAPSASGRRRVTATAGADTAAADVWIDAIRQRVSLPPRPAKMVLAGSTLWVLDPVAGVLKAVDTLTNTLTRTVTLPSTCFSIAAASESNATRLYLFPEDGRVFVYDIAANAIVATLSRPDGGHEIAQISAHDSAGRVYAAAPRDGVVMVIDTAADTLLAEVSGSWLTAVVGGRGAYADRFYFVDGDGILHCLQASDHTEVWKLDLHVDIESAARMAVSTNGEHAFVATRGSVAVVDLTASEVLARIPVQGESVADIERTPDGTRILILTKTPDTISAVSTSTNKVVAAWNPGPSALSLAVLSDTTAYTGDYDIDKPGVSIIDIR
- the def gene encoding peptide deformylase — protein: MAVLPIRIMGDPVLHAPAARVDEITEEVRTLVADMFETMDAAPGVGLAAPQVGVGLRIFTYTYEDDEGLPWRGVVINPELWIRPLEPGYPDPDDESEGCLSFPGERFPLRRSDAALLTGVDLDGQPVRVEVTGWRARILQHEFDHLDGILYIDRLDDEDARVVAKIAKKRKWGKPGASWMPGVDDIDA